The uncultured Desulfuromonas sp. genome has a segment encoding these proteins:
- a CDS encoding TonB-dependent receptor → MKKRLVLGALLALWAQLGWAEIRTQSLDDVVVTATRTTGNLQMVGGTSVEVITAEDIDARHLTTVTEVLQTVPGLQLSNTGGLGAPSKVFIRGADSKNTLLLIDGIAANDPTDVNRGADFSNILLENVERIEIVKGPMSVLYGSNATAGVINIITRSGSQGVHGYAGVEAGTYNTKKFAGGLDGSLGKNDFSLAVSRLTSNGYSIANADNTDIPHAGNTSENDAWENTTFSGKFNAQLCPAASLTAVVRYAEAEMDLDDWGSGYAGDRFDYDYLTWGYVANPSGNKENSLETRRLFTRLNLHTLLFDGRVVSDIDYKFSRQERDAYDNDDNDSYDYLGKTDEWSWQSTWQMVPANRLTAGIGYLNESSESSSADKDDAETFSLWLQDQYTIGGLDLIAGLRYDDHDRFGGKTTWRIAPAYRIDATGTTLRASYATGFRTPSLYELYSAYGDKDLDPEESRSWEVGIDQNLFGEQVVVGVTWFKTTFEDRIGWDYTRVVPGMSWPGGYAQLDGESKTEGLEVSLHLLADKPLSCRLDYTYNDTEDPDGARMARRPLHKVHAGVRYTLGAFRCNLDGYWVDEREAITSALDENGNAVETLDEYVLVNLAADYDVNAHLTLYARIDNLFDEHYEEAWSYATAGQSFYLGGKVQF, encoded by the coding sequence ATGAAGAAGAGGCTTGTGCTGGGCGCATTGCTCGCTTTGTGGGCGCAACTGGGCTGGGCAGAAATACGCACGCAATCGCTCGATGATGTTGTGGTGACGGCAACTCGGACCACCGGTAATTTGCAGATGGTCGGTGGCACTTCGGTTGAAGTGATTACTGCTGAGGATATTGACGCGCGTCATCTGACAACCGTAACAGAGGTTCTGCAGACTGTTCCCGGTTTGCAATTGTCCAACACCGGAGGCCTGGGCGCGCCGAGCAAGGTGTTTATCCGTGGTGCTGATTCAAAAAATACCCTGCTGTTGATCGATGGTATTGCCGCCAATGATCCGACAGATGTGAACCGCGGCGCGGACTTTTCCAATATTTTGTTAGAGAATGTCGAGCGGATTGAAATTGTCAAAGGGCCGATGAGTGTTCTTTACGGCAGCAATGCCACTGCCGGTGTTATCAACATCATCACCCGTTCCGGCTCCCAAGGCGTCCATGGCTATGCCGGAGTGGAAGCGGGCACCTATAATACCAAGAAATTTGCTGGTGGACTTGATGGGTCTCTTGGCAAAAACGACTTTTCTCTGGCGGTTTCCCGTCTGACCAGCAACGGCTATTCCATTGCCAATGCCGACAACACTGATATCCCTCATGCCGGTAACACCTCGGAAAACGACGCCTGGGAGAACACGACGTTCAGCGGCAAGTTCAATGCGCAGCTGTGTCCTGCAGCCAGTCTGACCGCTGTCGTCCGTTATGCCGAAGCGGAGATGGATCTGGATGACTGGGGCAGCGGCTATGCCGGTGACCGCTTCGATTATGATTATCTGACTTGGGGCTATGTGGCGAATCCTTCCGGAAACAAAGAAAACTCGCTGGAAACCCGTCGTCTGTTTACCCGCCTCAACCTCCATACCCTGTTGTTCGACGGCCGGGTGGTGTCGGATATCGATTACAAGTTCAGTCGTCAGGAACGCGATGCCTACGATAATGACGATAACGATTCCTATGATTACCTTGGTAAAACCGATGAATGGAGCTGGCAGTCCACCTGGCAGATGGTGCCGGCCAATCGTCTGACCGCGGGGATCGGTTATCTGAACGAAAGTTCCGAAAGCTCTTCCGCAGATAAGGACGATGCCGAAACGTTCAGCCTGTGGTTGCAGGATCAATACACCATCGGCGGCCTCGATCTGATTGCTGGACTGCGTTACGACGACCATGATCGTTTTGGCGGTAAAACCACCTGGCGCATTGCCCCGGCGTATCGGATTGATGCAACAGGAACGACCCTGAGGGCCAGTTACGCCACTGGTTTCAGAACACCGTCGCTGTACGAACTCTATTCAGCCTATGGGGATAAAGATCTTGATCCGGAAGAAAGCCGCTCCTGGGAAGTCGGTATTGATCAGAATTTGTTTGGAGAGCAGGTCGTTGTCGGCGTGACCTGGTTCAAGACCACGTTTGAGGACCGTATCGGCTGGGATTACACTCGGGTCGTTCCCGGCATGTCATGGCCGGGCGGCTATGCGCAGTTGGATGGTGAAAGTAAAACCGAAGGGCTCGAGGTTTCCCTGCATCTGCTTGCCGACAAGCCATTGAGTTGCCGCCTTGATTATACCTACAACGATACCGAAGACCCGGATGGAGCGCGCATGGCCCGTCGTCCGTTACATAAGGTGCATGCCGGGGTTCGTTATACCCTCGGCGCGTTTCGGTGTAACCTGGACGGCTACTGGGTGGATGAACGTGAAGCCATCACCAGTGCCTTGGATGAAAACGGCAACGCCGTTGAAACTCTTGACGAGTATGTGCTGGTCAATCTCGCGGCGGACTATGATGTCAACGCGCATCTGACATTGTACGCGCGGATCGACAACCTGTTCGACGAGCATTATGAAGAGGCTTGGAGTTACGCCACAGCCGGACAATCTTTCTATCTGGGTGGCAAGGTGCAGTTTTAA
- a CDS encoding putative manganese-dependent inorganic diphosphatase, with amino-acid sequence MPQQRVYVIGHMNPDTDSVCSAIAYSRLRAAQGLHGVQPARAGNINRQTEFILEELAVPQPELLLDVSPRIRDIIGEQQPVTIPTTAPLSRALELFHLHNVRILPVVDDKRCPQGILYLKKVSERFLVPSQEKELRRVSASPRSICQCLKATALNEVDFDELEELNLFVAAMSEPTFAEKMADQDLRKMILIAGDRIDILRLAVERAVRVLVVVADLDIPADILELGRKNNVTILSTSFDSATSTWLTRLATPVELLAETEYITLRGQDRVDELRVSLTHSVVPGVVIVNDHGQVEAVATKSHLLRPSDVKLILVDHNELSQAVAGADKVEILEVVDHHRLGSFQTDKPIRFINQPVGSTCTLVATLYQNAGITPDPATAGLMLSGLLSDTVVMKSPTTTEVDRDIAEWLGQLSGLDPQEYGRRIFASSSAMSAYDSLEKVITTDFKVFNAASCQFGIGQVEVVNFHEFHGLKDELSAELEKLRQKRDLGMAGLLVTDIVAGNSELLVAGDRQLAFMIGYPQLGDNLFELRGVLSRKKQLIPHLLRVLGAA; translated from the coding sequence ATGCCACAACAACGTGTTTACGTGATTGGACACATGAACCCGGATACCGACTCGGTATGCAGTGCCATTGCCTATTCCCGTCTGCGGGCTGCACAGGGGCTCCATGGTGTCCAACCGGCACGCGCGGGGAATATCAATCGCCAGACGGAGTTTATTCTTGAGGAATTGGCGGTGCCGCAACCGGAACTGCTCCTTGATGTCTCTCCACGCATTCGCGATATTATTGGCGAACAACAGCCGGTGACAATTCCGACGACAGCACCGCTGTCACGGGCCTTGGAGTTGTTTCATCTGCATAATGTGCGCATTCTGCCGGTAGTGGATGATAAGCGCTGTCCGCAGGGGATTCTCTATCTTAAGAAGGTTTCCGAACGCTTTCTGGTGCCGAGCCAGGAGAAAGAGTTACGCAGAGTATCGGCGTCACCACGGTCGATTTGCCAGTGTTTGAAAGCGACGGCCCTCAATGAAGTGGATTTTGATGAGCTCGAAGAGTTGAATCTTTTTGTCGCGGCCATGTCTGAGCCGACATTTGCTGAGAAGATGGCGGATCAGGATCTGCGCAAAATGATTCTGATCGCCGGGGACCGTATTGACATCCTGCGACTGGCTGTTGAACGGGCGGTGCGGGTGCTGGTGGTCGTGGCTGATCTGGATATCCCGGCGGATATTCTTGAGCTGGGCCGTAAGAATAACGTGACCATTTTGTCCACCTCCTTTGACAGTGCAACCAGTACCTGGCTGACCCGTCTGGCGACACCGGTAGAACTGCTGGCCGAGACGGAGTATATTACTTTGCGTGGCCAGGATCGCGTTGATGAACTGCGCGTCAGCCTGACGCATAGCGTGGTACCCGGTGTTGTTATTGTCAATGACCATGGCCAGGTGGAAGCGGTGGCCACCAAAAGTCACTTGCTGCGGCCCTCGGATGTCAAACTGATTCTTGTCGATCACAATGAATTGTCTCAGGCGGTGGCCGGAGCGGATAAGGTGGAGATTCTTGAAGTGGTGGATCATCACCGTCTGGGCAGTTTTCAGACCGACAAACCGATCCGTTTTATCAACCAGCCTGTCGGCAGCACCTGTACCCTGGTGGCGACTTTGTATCAGAATGCCGGCATCACCCCGGATCCGGCAACGGCCGGTCTGATGTTGTCCGGACTGCTTTCCGATACCGTGGTGATGAAATCGCCGACGACCACCGAGGTGGATCGTGACATCGCTGAATGGCTTGGCCAGTTGTCGGGCCTTGATCCCCAAGAGTATGGCCGACGGATTTTTGCTTCGAGCAGTGCGATGAGTGCGTATGACTCTCTGGAAAAAGTGATCACCACGGATTTTAAAGTGTTTAATGCCGCCAGCTGCCAGTTTGGTATCGGTCAGGTGGAAGTGGTCAATTTTCATGAGTTCCATGGTTTGAAAGATGAACTCAGTGCCGAGCTGGAAAAACTTCGCCAGAAACGGGACCTTGGGATGGCCGGATTGTTGGTGACGGACATCGTTGCGGGCAACAGTGAATTACTGGTGGCGGGGGATCGTCAGCTGGCATTTATGATCGGTTATCCGCAACTTGGCGACAACCTGTTTGAATTACGTGGTGTCTTGTCTCGTAAGAAACAACTTATCCCTCATCTGTTGCGTGTGTTAGGAGCCGCTTAA